ACATATAAATTAAGTCATTGTCATATTCTTGCTTCCGCATTGCTCCTAAAGCTGGCTCAGATGGCAATGGTTTGGAGTGGGAGCCTCCCCATTCCCCCACcaacagaagaaaaaaattgatcaaaccAATTTGGCTTCTGTattaaaatctttcaaaaaacCATGAGTACATGGCCAACTCAGCAAATACAGAGTCATAACAATGAAGGTGTCTCTCTCAGGTGCCTAGACTTTTTATCAGGGCAAGGTGGTTGGGCATCCAACAATTAGGTGCGACATATGCCTTACCAACTCATCCAATTGACATGGtccaatttggaaaagaaaCTGGATTCAGCTGATGGCTTCAAGTAAGACTGAAATGAAATTGGCATTCCCTCTATCTACCTCTAATCCAACAAAGACTAACTGCTTTGGCATTCTGCAGGCAATATTAGGGTAGTGTCATTGGTGTATCTCATGTGAATGCCCAGGttcatatttataataagtAAGGCATTTGGCAATTTTGGACACAATTGGAACCTAGGCGGTTGCATCAGGAGGAAAAACATTGATGccatgatgaaaaaaaatgaaagaaatttacAAAAGACAGTATACGGAATCAAATTGAATGTCTGTCCAATTGCAATAGCATATTTGTATCACTACCACAATTTCGCTTGAACCATAAAAATACATCCTGGTAGCAGTTTCTACCAGTATTCATAATTCAAGTTCCTAAACAAGTAAGCTGCAGCAGTAAAAACAACAAATACTAACCAATCTCCTAAGAACTGCATCATCCAATTCTTGTGGTTTATTAGTTGCACCTGCATTAACATAGAAATGGGGTAATTTACAAAGTGAAATGGCTATTTACTTCAGCATATTATGTTAATATACTCGAGCACAATTTTCTTAGTGCCACATACAGGAAATGAAAAACAGGTCTCATTTCCTTGTTCTGTTAAGAGTTTTCACAAAGGTTTCACACATTTGTAGGGTATAGTGGAGACAAACTTTGCTTACTTGAAATACACCCTTaatattccaataaaaaaaaatacacccttAATAGGTTTTTGTTCTTTAATTAGGCCAACCTAATCCCCTTCCTCATcccaaccaaaaagaaaagaaaaaatgataaaaaaaaaagagacagaaaaatgggggaaaaaaggaaaaaaacaataaattcaaacAACCATCCCACTCCAAACATTGTTGTAATAAGGAGGTCATTACTGTGAGAAATGAGACCATAGCCTGTAAAGTTGCAATATGTGGTCCTATACTGAGCAAAATTGCAAAAAGAATTCATCCATCCAAGTAGCTGATCCTTTATAATTGGGATGACCCTTGTTAAGAAGTAAGCTCACCAATTACAATTACAAGATCATCAGGATTAGAAGTGACCCCATCAAACTGTACCAGAAACTCTGACTTCAACCTCCTGCTTGCCTCGTTCTCGTTTGTCATCCTTGTTGACATAATGCTATCAATCTATTGgcaagaaaagaacaaaattattcTGCATGTtgcaaataaaaaatgcaaatataaacaacaaatgaagaaagaatTATAAGAAAAGGAGAAtcagcccaacaacaatgcctTGAATCCTGGTTGGACTATGGATAGAGTAGAAAAATAAGAACTAGGAGTAATGATGGTGGCACTTTTGTGGTGATAAGTACACAAAAAGTAGCTGAATGTGAAATAGACAAATTTTACCCTAACTTAATGATGGTTATAACATAAGATTGAAGTTAGATTCACCAACAGCTGTAGGAAAAGAAGTTATTTGAATGTtgtaattcatttttcaaattaagaaTTTACTTTAACATGCAACAATAGCATACATCAGAGCAGAATAAACTCATAGAAAACAAATGATGCACGGCATGTTTTAGATCATCCTTCATAATGGAGTTTACAAGAGTAGCGTACTTCATCCATGAAAATCACTGATGGTTGCCTGGAAATAGCAACCATGAACAGAGTCCGGACAAGTTTTTCACCCTCTCCCACCTATTTCAGTTTAAGGGAAACTTATTAGAATTCCTTCAACCGGGTTAGGaaaacatcaaaataacaaccctaatagaaaaaaaaaaaaaaaaaaaaaaaacggataCACTGAGGGCAGACACATACCCACTTTGATGTAAGGGAAGATGCagaaacattaaaaaatgttgCCGCTGACTCTGAAGCAACAGCCTTGGCAAGCATGGTCTTTCCATTACCAGGTGGACCAAAGAGAAGTAGACCTGTTAAAAAAATCCAGAAGGTTTTTCATGAAATAAGATCTTACAATGATACAGTACTGCAATGTTGTTTTAATGAAGGCAATAGCCTTCCAAAACATCACCTCTAGCAGGCCTTCTAAGGCCAGTGAACAGGTCTTTTCTTTTAGTTGGTAGAATAACCATTTCCAATAATGCCTGCTTTGCCTTTTCAAGACCAGCTGCCCAGaaggagaaaacaaaattgGATGAGTAAGTTTGTAATTCTAatccataaaattgaaaataaaaaggaacataaaagtaaaaaacaaaaaaaaaagtaaaaagaaaatatgatataGTTTCTCACCAACATCATCCCATTTAACAGAAGGACTTCTGTCCACAATCACAGTGTTTATCATTTCAACCAATTTTGCATCATAGCCAGGACCAGATTCTTGTACAGGTTTTGAGCTTACAACTTTATCTGACTGACTCCTCATAATGGGGCTGCGCCTATTGGTAAGTGGAGACTTTTGTAATACATCTGTTCTAGCATTAGATTTTGTTGAAGAAGTTGTAGCAGTTTTTGTGTCAGCTAAGGTGTTCTGCACAGTAACAACATAGATCACACAGGAACAGAAAATTTACAATCAATCAGCGTTTTACCGCTTAAATCACAGAAATACTCGTAAGAAATGTAATATTCACACTTACACTTTATTCAGATTAGTCCATACCTTGTTTGTGGATGTGCCacctagagagagagaaagatagtaacaatagaaaatataagCACTCTTCTAAAATCCATATTACtgttaaaaaacaataaaggtAATAAAGTTGCATCAGCATGAGTGTTGAACCTGCTCGCCTGATTAAAATTTCAAGTCTCTCTGCAACTTGACCCTGCCATTTTGATATCTTTTGACGATAAGATTTCACCTTCTCTTGTTCACTGTCATGAGAGAAATAAAACAGAGTTTGGAATTAGACCACCAACTTTAACTCCATACAAtcataaattccaaattttattcTCCTTTCCTATTCTTGTAGGAACTAGATCCAGCATCAAGGAAAAGTAAATTcactttcaaaaattcaatccaaGCTTCCTAGAATACGATAACTAGAAGGATTCACCACAAAAACATTCATATATGCATGTTTGGAGGATTTCTTCTTAACATTTTGCTCTTGCTAAAGAAAACTTGCTAAATTGGTAGTGTGTAGGTGTTAACAATAAGGACCAGGTTGAACCCACATGATCACCAACATTCCCAAGTTAATGCATTTTCTTGTCTCTAAGAAAATTGCAATGCTGGACAAAGTTGAATTGCCCAACTAATACGAAATTCAAATTGAATGATAACTTGCCATTAACTCAGAAACTGAGTTTAATTCTCCAAAATGGAGAGACCTTGTGCTAAAATTTGACGCTCTGGCCCAcatttgaaaaacttgaaaCCTGATTAAAAGATTACACACCATATCTTTCTCTTTAATCATACATAACAACAATCACCAGGCTCAATAcatcaaaatcacaaaattttaaatcaagatATAACACTCTACCAACATTATGTAGGGATGAATTCAATTCAAAAGAACACACCTCTTTGTTCTTAATTTTACTACATGAGAGCAATTACTAATCCCAATCCATCAAAGCCCAAATCACACTGCACTCTGCATAACAAAAACTTGAAATTCAAACTGAAAGATCACCCACCATTCAATTTTCCATCATGCTCAAGTACCAAGAATCACTAAGTCAAATCATATACTTATTCACTGTATAGTGGTCAAAGTTTTGTGGAATATTGTCCTTGGGTTATCAGGTGTGCAGTGGGTCTTTCTAGAAACTGTAAAAGAGGTCTTAACtagttggaggggcccttttgtggggaagaaaaggaaaaagatacgGAAATCCataccgttgtgtattttttggacggtttagaaggagagaaatagactagcttttagggggggagtgttagatattcaaaagcttaagaattcttttgtttgtaatttatggagTTGGGCTAGATTGTATATTGGAGAGACATGTCTATGCCTCATAGggttcttggagtggttagcgtCCAATTAAGGGGTGGTGAGGTTCTGTTagtcttctttttgttttgagaGGTGTTAGTTGCTTTGTATACCCCTCTGTATGCTTTGTAGCTTATCACCTCTGTTTTAATACAATttgctttacttatcaaaaaaaaaaaaaaaaaagaatcactAAGTCAAATCATCAACCGCATAGCTATGcaacaaagtatgaaaattcaataatttgcataaatttttttttttaatatgtagaCCTGATGAAAATGGGGAGACTGATCAAACCACTTTGGTTTAATTCTTCGTGTAAATTTTGTGATTCTCCAACAAAATATGAATGCATGTTCAAAACGGAATATTTCATCAAACCTTAGAAGTTCAATTCACAAAAACCACCTAAATTTGCAATAGAACACAAATAACCCATCAATTCATGTCAAATTTTAACTACCAGAGCTGATGAAGGAAGGTGCATCAGCCCAGTCTACATTCATCAATTCACACCAATCCAAATATCCTACTATCAAAATAACAGATACAAGAGAACCGTACAAGCTAAAtaatttgcaaaagaaaaaagggcaGGAACAATACATCAATTCATGTAAATTTCTCATTACCTAGAACTGATAAAAGAAGGTGTACTAGTCGAACTGGCTTCGATCAATATACGCTGCGCATTCTTGTAATGAACAATTGCATCATCGACCAAACCCCACTCTTCTGCCCTAACAGCCTTGGCAATTTCCTCCGTCGCCAAATCGTAATAGCCTTTTAGCTTATACGCAATCCGCTGGTTCGAAACGCCAGTTCCGACGACGCCGTCCATCGCCCGATTATCGGAAAAATTAGGGCTTGACTGAGCCTCGTCCGGAGAAGTAGAATCAGAGAAGATGGAGCCCAGAGAATCAATGATGCCTTTGAGGAAACTCATGACTGAGACAAAATTGAAGACAAAGTTGAGAAACTGAAAGACAAAGAGAAAGACAATTAGAGAGAGATTTTCCTACCATTTTCCAGAAACGTGAGAATTTTCCAGCGCTTTGATCACTGGGATTCCCTGAAAGTGAAAACTACGAAATCAGTCCTGAGAAAAAGCCTGGCTGGATTTTCATCAGTTTTTATCAGACCATTGCTTTACTCCCTCCAGGATAGATCCAAACACGTTATTGGAGAAATGCCCGCCTGATGTTCTGGAGGTAGCAAAAGAAAGACGGGAACTTTCACATAGTTCTGATTTCGTTTCTTgcttttaaaatcaa
The sequence above is drawn from the Vitis riparia cultivar Riparia Gloire de Montpellier isolate 1030 chromosome 15, EGFV_Vit.rip_1.0, whole genome shotgun sequence genome and encodes:
- the LOC117932802 gene encoding spastin, translated to MSFLKGIIDSLGSIFSDSTSPDEAQSSPNFSDNRAMDGVVGTGVSNQRIAYKLKGYYDLATEEIAKAVRAEEWGLVDDAIVHYKNAQRILIEASSTSTPSFISSSEQEKVKSYRQKISKWQGQVAERLEILIRRAGGTSTNKNTLADTKTATTSSTKSNARTDVLQKSPLTNRRSPIMRSQSDKVVSSKPVQESGPGYDAKLVEMINTVIVDRSPSVKWDDVAGLEKAKQALLEMVILPTKRKDLFTGLRRPARGLLLFGPPGNGKTMLAKAVASESAATFFNVSASSLTSKWVGEGEKLVRTLFMVAISRQPSVIFMDEIDSIMSTRMTNENEASRRLKSEFLVQFDGVTSNPDDLVIVIGATNKPQELDDAVLRRLVKRIYVPLPDENVRRLLLKHKLKGQAFSLPGGDLERLVQETEGYSGSDLQALCEEAAMMPIRELGTNILTVKANQVRPLRYGDFQKAMTVIRPSLQKGKWQELEDWNQEFGSN